From Myxococcales bacterium, the proteins below share one genomic window:
- a CDS encoding asparaginase, protein MKKVLVLLTGGTLLMSSSHDGRYSLEQAFARDLVAEVPALARIAELDARLVFAMDSANMQPGDWQVLAREVHAAVASGSYDGVVVVHGTDTMAYSASALALMLGPLPCPVVFTGAQRPLAEARSDAAQNLVDAAIVASLAVPEVVVAFGSRGLRGCRATKRDAWDYDAFDSPNEAPLVKLGIGVEVASHVRAAGPLMPLDDRLEPSVLAVRVFPGLDPRLVTGAVRAGVRGLVLEAYGTGTLPCADGSLIPAIREATSRDVPVVVVSQCLRGHVDLTRYEGAVRTAEAGAMSGFDMTVEAAIAKLMIGLGRFGTGPALRAYFAESVVGELRGES, encoded by the coding sequence GTGAAGAAGGTCCTCGTGCTGCTCACGGGGGGCACGCTGCTCATGTCGTCGAGCCACGACGGGCGGTACTCGCTCGAGCAAGCGTTCGCGCGCGATCTCGTGGCCGAGGTGCCCGCGCTCGCACGTATCGCGGAGCTCGACGCGAGGCTCGTGTTCGCGATGGACTCGGCGAACATGCAGCCAGGCGACTGGCAGGTGCTCGCGCGAGAGGTGCACGCGGCGGTCGCATCGGGCTCCTACGATGGGGTCGTCGTCGTTCACGGGACGGACACGATGGCGTACTCGGCGAGCGCGCTCGCCCTCATGCTCGGGCCGCTCCCGTGCCCCGTGGTCTTCACGGGGGCGCAGCGTCCGCTCGCCGAGGCGCGCTCCGATGCCGCGCAGAACCTGGTCGACGCGGCGATCGTGGCCTCGCTGGCCGTACCCGAGGTCGTCGTCGCGTTCGGGTCGAGGGGCCTCCGCGGTTGCCGTGCGACCAAACGCGACGCGTGGGACTACGACGCCTTCGATTCTCCGAACGAAGCCCCCCTCGTGAAGCTCGGCATCGGGGTCGAGGTGGCCTCGCACGTTCGCGCCGCGGGGCCGCTCATGCCTCTCGACGATCGCCTTGAGCCGTCCGTGCTCGCGGTGCGTGTCTTTCCGGGGCTCGACCCGCGGCTCGTGACGGGCGCCGTCCGCGCGGGAGTACGCGGCCTGGTGCTCGAAGCGTACGGGACGGGGACCCTCCCCTGCGCCGACGGGAGCCTCATCCCTGCCATCCGAGAGGCGACCTCGCGCGACGTCCCGGTCGTCGTCGTGTCCCAGTGCCTCCGCGGGCACGTCGACCTCACGCGGTACGAGGGGGCCGTGCGTACGGCCGAGGCCGGGGCCATGTCGGGCTTCGACATGACCGTCGAGGCCGCCATCGCGAAGCTCATGATCGGTCTCGGCCGCTTCGGCACGGGCCCTGCGCTCCGCGCGTACTTCGCCGAGTCGGTCGTCGGAGAGCTGCGCGGCGAATCCTGA
- a CDS encoding polysaccharide export protein — MNRLFFPRLVLAMALGLTACGSYPPLPTNLPRALPSTTVGPGDVFEVHVMGEPNLPKEYRVNPDGSIDFPYVARLVVQNLEPQDISSLIRRKLQEGKILNDPQVSVSVKQYNSKKIAVIGQVTKPGSVPYTDSLRLVDALSQAGWFTPLAASNHILLTRLTKDGGSVTVELSVDAITDGKRPDIPLQAGDTIKVPEKVF; from the coding sequence ATGAATCGCCTGTTCTTCCCGAGGCTCGTCCTGGCCATGGCGCTGGGGCTCACCGCGTGCGGGTCGTATCCGCCCCTCCCCACGAACCTCCCCCGCGCGCTGCCGAGCACCACCGTCGGTCCGGGCGACGTGTTCGAGGTGCACGTGATGGGGGAGCCGAACCTACCGAAAGAGTATCGGGTGAACCCCGATGGCTCGATCGACTTTCCGTACGTCGCTCGCCTCGTCGTGCAGAACCTCGAGCCTCAGGACATCTCGTCGCTCATCCGGCGAAAGCTGCAAGAGGGTAAGATCCTCAACGATCCGCAGGTTTCGGTCTCGGTCAAGCAGTACAACTCGAAGAAGATCGCGGTGATCGGGCAGGTGACCAAACCTGGGAGTGTCCCCTACACGGACTCGCTCCGGCTGGTCGACGCTCTTTCCCAGGCGGGGTGGTTCACGCCCCTCGCGGCGAGCAATCACATCCTCCTCACGCGCCTCACGAAGGACGGGGGCAGCGTCACCGTGGAGCTCTCCGTCGACGCCATCACCGACGGAAAACGGCCCGACATCCCCCTCCAGGCCGGAGACACCATCAAGGTCCCGGAGAAGGTCTTCTAG
- a CDS encoding AgmX/PglI C-terminal domain-containing protein — MQPGQTPSMRPGQMTAVMRAMSVQTGPKVLRIGLVQNGRVLEERIIKQRTTVTVGSNEKSMFVIPAPSLPPTFKLFELVGPDYYLNFLDGMGGRVALTSGITDLAALRGQAKKVGNAYQIKLTDDARGKVVVGDTTFLFQFVAPPPVQPRPQLPLSVKGGVANQIDWTLTIIAAFSFMLHFGFVGAMYSDWMDPPVQEGVSVAGLVDMMKNIPTPPPTETAPVDTATPTATAAATAAAQPKPAGGGGGGTHAASGGGGKSGAVSDAKAAALTQQAEAMQMQLLAALGGGSSVSGALGRNGEIPPVDLSAAAASGAGVSGTGGDLRTGSGGGPVQGGGGKGGGLSGIGGGTQGSGTGAGAGQETKTAGPTGVAQVGGASATVPVSDADRVIAGLRPRFRACYQQGLNSDPSMSGKVVITAKVGPNGEVSSADVSSNTGLSAGVAQCIARAVRNAQFSAPGGSGSTLSIPVTFVQQGAK; from the coding sequence ATGCAGCCCGGCCAGACCCCTTCGATGCGCCCCGGCCAGATGACCGCCGTCATGCGCGCCATGTCGGTCCAGACCGGGCCGAAGGTTCTGCGCATCGGCCTCGTCCAGAACGGTCGTGTCCTCGAGGAGCGCATCATCAAGCAGCGCACCACGGTCACGGTCGGCTCGAACGAGAAGTCGATGTTCGTGATCCCGGCCCCGTCACTGCCCCCGACGTTCAAGCTCTTCGAGCTCGTGGGCCCCGACTACTACCTCAACTTCCTCGACGGCATGGGCGGTCGCGTCGCCCTCACGAGCGGAATCACCGACCTCGCCGCGCTGCGAGGCCAGGCCAAGAAGGTCGGCAACGCCTACCAAATCAAGCTCACCGACGACGCACGTGGCAAGGTCGTCGTCGGCGACACGACGTTCCTCTTCCAGTTCGTCGCACCCCCTCCGGTCCAGCCTCGGCCGCAGCTCCCGCTCTCGGTCAAGGGTGGCGTCGCGAACCAGATCGACTGGACGCTGACCATCATCGCCGCGTTCAGCTTCATGCTGCACTTCGGCTTCGTCGGCGCCATGTACTCCGACTGGATGGACCCTCCCGTTCAAGAGGGCGTCTCGGTCGCCGGCCTCGTCGACATGATGAAGAACATCCCGACGCCGCCTCCCACGGAGACGGCGCCGGTCGATACGGCCACGCCCACCGCGACGGCGGCGGCCACGGCAGCCGCGCAGCCCAAACCGGCTGGCGGTGGCGGTGGCGGAACCCACGCGGCGAGCGGTGGTGGCGGCAAGAGCGGAGCCGTGAGCGACGCGAAAGCCGCGGCGCTGACCCAGCAAGCGGAGGCGATGCAGATGCAACTCCTCGCGGCCCTCGGCGGCGGCTCGTCGGTCTCGGGCGCGCTCGGGCGCAACGGCGAGATTCCCCCGGTCGACCTCAGCGCGGCGGCGGCGAGCGGCGCGGGTGTCAGCGGCACGGGCGGCGACCTCCGCACGGGTAGCGGTGGCGGTCCGGTGCAGGGTGGGGGAGGCAAAGGTGGCGGCCTCAGCGGCATCGGCGGTGGCACCCAGGGCAGCGGCACCGGCGCAGGCGCCGGCCAAGAGACGAAGACCGCCGGCCCCACGGGCGTCGCGCAGGTCGGTGGTGCGAGCGCGACCGTCCCCGTGTCGGACGCCGATCGCGTCATCGCTGGCCTCCGTCCTCGGTTCCGCGCCTGCTACCAGCAAGGCCTGAACAGCGACCCGTCGATGTCCGGCAAGGTCGTCATCACCGCCAAGGTCGGCCCGAACGGTGAGGTGAGCTCGGCGGACGTGTCCTCGAACACGGGGCTCTCGGCGGGTGTCGCCCAGTGCATCGCGCGCGCCGTTCGCAACGCGCAGTTCAGCGCTCCGGGCGGCAGCGGATCGACCCTCTCGATCCCGGTCACGTTCGTGCAGCAAGGCGCCAAGTAA
- the ysxC gene encoding ribosome biogenesis GTP-binding protein YsxC — MAKVTKETRVVAAEFAAGATSVAGLPPPALAEVAFAGRSNVGKSSLMNALLGRRNLVRTSNTPGCTRQINVFTASLDDGLSLHVVDLPGYGYAKVSKSEARSWGPMLEGYLKRRSTLRAVCILVDIRRGLEQEERDLLAFLASPPEVDRACPTQVVVCATKLDKIPLSQHKTALAELSRDAGVPVVGTSAETLAGREALWSRLRRAIAGEA; from the coding sequence ATGGCGAAGGTGACGAAGGAGACGCGTGTCGTCGCGGCAGAGTTCGCCGCGGGCGCAACGAGCGTCGCGGGCCTCCCCCCGCCGGCCCTCGCCGAGGTCGCGTTCGCGGGGCGCTCGAACGTGGGAAAGTCGTCCCTCATGAACGCGCTGCTCGGGCGCCGGAACCTCGTTCGTACGAGCAACACCCCGGGCTGCACACGGCAGATCAACGTGTTCACGGCCAGCCTCGACGACGGCCTCTCGCTCCACGTGGTCGACCTCCCGGGCTACGGGTACGCGAAGGTCTCCAAGTCGGAGGCACGATCGTGGGGCCCCATGCTTGAGGGGTACCTCAAGCGCCGCTCTACGTTGCGTGCAGTCTGCATCTTGGTGGACATCCGCCGCGGGCTCGAGCAGGAGGAGCGCGACCTGCTCGCGTTCCTCGCGTCCCCACCCGAGGTGGACCGAGCGTGCCCGACCCAGGTCGTCGTGTGCGCCACGAAGCTCGACAAAATCCCTCTCTCGCAGCACAAAACCGCGCTCGCCGAGCTCTCGCGAGACGCGGGCGTGCCCGTGGTGGGGACGAGCGCCGAGACCCTGGCCGGGCGTGAGGCTCTCTGGTCACGGCTCCGGCGGGCGATCGCGGGGGAAGCATGA
- the murJ gene encoding murein biosynthesis integral membrane protein MurJ encodes MSDPEDTSAVDEPTAKAPPVDEAPSADHASSDAEGPSADHASSDAEAPAGDASVRAEEVRASADAPAELAASASLEEGEGHVEPQASETAAARGDKERGKLARRAGIVGAGTLASRLLGLGRDMALAAVFTRAETDAFFTAFRIPNALRQLLGEGAVSSAVVPVLAKKIETEGQDAGKDFFAKARGVSLLALFVTTVLGVLFAEPLTELFAAGYHAEPGQFERTVSLTRTVFPYIFFMGSAALGVAALNANKRFAVGAFAPGLLNVAFLVAAFGLPSLFKSLGIDGAQVIVAGALLGGVLQSIAQWPALRAIGYAGRPKVDFADPAVREMLRRMGPMAFGLGVYYVDMILSTRFLSELGPGAQSYFMWASRLCDFPQGIFVLALSTASLPSLAVFAARGEMGELEKTYAHGMKLSLFVAIPSSVALVALGEPLVTLLFRRGHFQEEAVRETARALAWQGGAVWTVAAVRQLVPVFHALGDTRTPVLVSALDLVAFIVLAVVLKGPLGHVGVSVAVAGSSFVQMALLAFFLRRKLSDTRVGEISRSVGRTVVASLVGGVGGKGAADLVAASFGGPGVLAGLVPGLVGGIVFAALFVVASYGVGSRELEGLTRGLRRRFGRAAA; translated from the coding sequence GTGAGCGACCCCGAGGACACCTCTGCGGTCGACGAGCCGACGGCGAAGGCGCCCCCGGTCGACGAAGCGCCGAGCGCGGACCACGCGTCGAGCGACGCCGAAGGGCCGAGCGCGGACCACGCGTCGAGCGACGCCGAGGCTCCCGCCGGCGACGCGTCGGTCAGGGCCGAGGAGGTCCGGGCCTCGGCCGACGCGCCTGCCGAGCTCGCTGCATCCGCGTCTCTCGAGGAGGGCGAGGGCCACGTCGAGCCACAAGCCTCCGAGACGGCGGCCGCCCGAGGCGACAAAGAGCGCGGAAAGCTCGCGCGCCGTGCGGGCATCGTGGGCGCGGGGACGCTGGCCTCGCGCCTCCTCGGGCTCGGGCGTGACATGGCCCTCGCGGCGGTCTTCACCCGCGCCGAGACCGACGCCTTTTTTACGGCGTTTCGTATCCCGAACGCGCTCCGGCAGCTCCTCGGTGAGGGCGCGGTCTCGAGCGCCGTCGTGCCCGTCCTCGCCAAGAAGATCGAGACCGAGGGCCAAGACGCCGGGAAGGACTTCTTCGCCAAGGCGCGCGGCGTGTCCCTCCTCGCGCTCTTCGTCACCACGGTGCTGGGGGTGCTCTTCGCCGAGCCCCTCACGGAGCTCTTCGCCGCCGGCTACCACGCGGAGCCGGGACAGTTCGAGCGCACGGTCTCCCTCACTCGTACGGTATTTCCCTACATCTTCTTCATGGGCTCGGCGGCGCTCGGTGTGGCCGCGCTCAACGCCAACAAGCGCTTCGCGGTCGGGGCGTTCGCACCCGGGCTGCTCAACGTCGCGTTCCTCGTGGCCGCGTTCGGGCTACCGTCCCTCTTCAAGAGCCTCGGGATCGACGGCGCGCAGGTCATCGTGGCAGGCGCGCTCCTCGGCGGTGTGCTCCAGAGCATCGCCCAGTGGCCCGCGCTCCGCGCCATCGGCTACGCCGGGCGCCCCAAGGTCGACTTCGCGGATCCGGCCGTGCGCGAGATGCTCCGGCGCATGGGTCCCATGGCCTTCGGGCTCGGGGTCTACTACGTCGACATGATCCTCTCGACGCGCTTCCTCTCGGAGCTCGGCCCGGGCGCGCAGAGCTACTTCATGTGGGCGAGCCGCCTCTGCGACTTCCCTCAGGGCATCTTCGTCTTGGCGCTGTCGACCGCCTCGCTCCCGTCGCTCGCCGTCTTCGCCGCGCGCGGGGAGATGGGCGAGCTCGAGAAGACCTACGCCCACGGCATGAAGCTCTCGCTGTTCGTGGCGATCCCCTCGTCGGTCGCGCTCGTCGCGCTCGGTGAGCCCCTCGTAACCTTGCTCTTCCGCCGCGGGCACTTCCAAGAAGAGGCCGTGCGCGAGACGGCACGCGCGCTCGCGTGGCAGGGCGGGGCCGTGTGGACCGTCGCGGCCGTGCGTCAGCTCGTTCCCGTGTTCCACGCGCTCGGCGACACACGCACTCCAGTGCTCGTGAGCGCGCTCGATCTCGTCGCCTTCATCGTGCTCGCCGTGGTCTTGAAGGGGCCGCTCGGGCACGTCGGGGTGAGCGTGGCCGTCGCGGGCTCGAGCTTCGTCCAGATGGCGCTCTTGGCCTTCTTTTTGCGCCGAAAGCTCTCGGACACCCGCGTCGGCGAGATCTCTCGCTCCGTCGGGAGGACCGTCGTGGCGTCGCTCGTCGGAGGCGTCGGAGGGAAGGGCGCGGCCGATCTCGTCGCGGCGTCGTTCGGCGGTCCGGGGGTGCTCGCCGGGCTCGTGCCTGGCCTCGTCGGGGGCATTGTCTTCGCCGCGCTCTTCGTCGTGGCCTCGTACGGCGTCGGTTCGAGAGAGCTCGAGGGGCTCACCCGCGGGCTTCGTCGGCGCTTCGGTCGCGCGGCCGCGTAG
- a CDS encoding DUF971 domain-containing protein, protein MKDARTKARAIRSPRGARTTEIDWADGHKGIYPHRVLRGFCPCAGCQGHSGSIAFLPPSDLQLELEDIEPVGNYAVCLRWFDGHASGLYSYTYLRALCHCPECRPEGEPSEGEEMPRL, encoded by the coding sequence ATGAAAGACGCTCGAACCAAGGCCCGCGCGATCCGATCCCCGCGTGGCGCGCGCACGACCGAGATCGACTGGGCCGACGGGCACAAGGGCATCTACCCGCACCGCGTGCTCCGCGGGTTTTGCCCGTGCGCTGGCTGCCAAGGGCACTCGGGCTCGATCGCGTTCCTCCCGCCCTCGGACCTTCAGCTCGAGCTCGAGGACATCGAGCCGGTCGGGAACTACGCGGTGTGCCTCCGCTGGTTCGACGGCCACGCGAGCGGGCTCTACTCCTACACCTACCTCCGCGCGCTCTGCCATTGCCCCGAGTGCCGGCCCGAGGGCGAGCCCTCCGAAGGCGAGGAGATGCCGCGCCTGTGA
- a CDS encoding carbohydrate kinase translates to MPPRAPRPRRPAYEVSCFGEVLWDIFELDAPGRAAGARFVREIGGAPANVATVLGRLGVRVRLAGAVGRDRFGQDLKAAIAAEGVDVDTLLELPNRTGLAFVRRDASGEPSFLFYRHDTADVALRKTDVVPAMADASFVLVGTSTLMRPGLRAATMALVAASRRAEAGLFVDLNVRAHMWGDLAEMRRRVGALVAHAAIVKASAGDLVALGGSLRRGEAWLTANAPRAVQVHTRGGSVAWVRGPFGTIEVAVPRPDAPCVDATGAGDAFVAGVLAWLVASGAVPSSPAFADPDTWRGALTLGHRLGEKAIARPGAVKGVTGLGKLVHGLNARRRGESR, encoded by the coding sequence ATGCCCCCTCGCGCACCCCGACCACGCCGTCCGGCCTACGAGGTCTCGTGTTTCGGAGAGGTCCTCTGGGACATCTTCGAGCTCGACGCCCCGGGGCGCGCGGCCGGGGCGCGCTTCGTCCGAGAGATCGGGGGTGCGCCTGCGAACGTCGCGACGGTGCTCGGCCGCCTCGGTGTTCGGGTGCGCCTCGCGGGCGCCGTCGGCCGGGACCGCTTCGGTCAGGATCTCAAGGCTGCGATCGCCGCCGAAGGGGTCGACGTCGACACCCTGCTCGAGCTCCCGAACCGAACCGGGCTCGCGTTCGTCCGCCGTGACGCGTCCGGGGAGCCGAGCTTCCTCTTCTACCGCCACGACACGGCCGACGTAGCCCTCCGCAAGACCGACGTGGTGCCCGCCATGGCGGACGCGTCGTTCGTCTTGGTCGGTACGAGCACCCTCATGCGCCCGGGCCTCCGCGCGGCGACCATGGCGCTCGTCGCGGCCTCGAGGCGGGCCGAAGCCGGCCTCTTCGTCGACCTCAACGTGCGCGCTCACATGTGGGGGGACCTCGCAGAAATGCGACGTCGCGTCGGCGCGCTCGTCGCCCACGCCGCGATTGTCAAGGCCTCGGCAGGCGACCTCGTGGCGCTCGGGGGCTCGCTCCGAAGAGGCGAGGCGTGGCTCACGGCGAACGCACCCCGCGCCGTGCAGGTGCACACGCGCGGCGGGAGCGTGGCCTGGGTGCGCGGGCCGTTCGGCACGATCGAGGTCGCGGTCCCGAGGCCCGACGCCCCTTGCGTCGACGCGACGGGCGCGGGCGACGCGTTCGTCGCGGGCGTGCTCGCGTGGCTCGTCGCGAGCGGCGCCGTGCCCTCGTCGCCGGCCTTCGCGGACCCGGACACCTGGCGAGGAGCCTTGACCCTCGGCCATCGCCTGGGGGAAAAGGCCATCGCCAGGCCCGGCGCAGTGAAGGGCGTCACGGGGCTCGGCAAGCTCGTCCACGGCCTCAACGCTCGCCGTCGCGGAGAATCTCGATGA
- the recO gene encoding DNA repair protein RecO, with protein MTVGRAKASLESAAILLRSIPYGESDRVVQLLTENYGRISAMVRGGARSRKRAPGAFEPFHTVRVRMSDHGGELARVDEAELVVVRGRLVTSLEAMDAAGKVLRWVRVVCVPRTPEPRAWALTTHVLDTLEGDPSVDEAVLRARLVWAGLGLLEIAGVGLVLEGCAVCGAECPPNRSALVDVARGGVVCRACGGGPLRIDAATRTAAVALAAPSDLALVVPPLGRILTDLERLVASAMSRHELDARPRS; from the coding sequence GTGACGGTCGGGCGCGCGAAAGCGTCGCTCGAGAGCGCGGCGATCTTGCTCCGCTCGATCCCCTACGGCGAGTCGGATCGGGTCGTTCAGCTGTTGACTGAAAATTACGGCCGAATCTCGGCGATGGTGCGCGGAGGCGCGCGCTCCCGGAAACGTGCCCCCGGGGCCTTCGAGCCCTTTCACACCGTTCGCGTCCGCATGTCCGACCACGGCGGTGAGCTCGCGCGTGTCGACGAGGCCGAGCTCGTGGTCGTCCGAGGTCGTCTGGTCACGTCCCTCGAGGCCATGGACGCCGCAGGGAAGGTCCTCCGGTGGGTGCGCGTCGTCTGCGTCCCGCGCACGCCGGAGCCTCGCGCGTGGGCGCTCACGACCCACGTGCTCGACACCCTCGAGGGGGATCCTTCGGTCGACGAGGCCGTGCTGCGTGCGCGCCTCGTCTGGGCGGGCCTCGGGCTGCTCGAGATCGCGGGGGTCGGGCTCGTCCTCGAGGGATGCGCGGTGTGCGGCGCCGAGTGCCCGCCGAACCGCTCGGCCCTCGTCGACGTCGCGCGCGGCGGTGTCGTCTGTCGGGCCTGTGGTGGTGGGCCTCTGCGCATCGACGCCGCGACGCGTACGGCGGCGGTCGCGCTGGCGGCGCCCTCGGACCTCGCGCTCGTCGTGCCGCCTCTCGGGCGCATCTTGACCGACCTCGAGCGGCTCGTCGCGTCGGCGATGAGCCGCCACGAGCTCGACGCGCGTCCTCGGTCGTGA
- a CDS encoding helix-turn-helix domain-containing protein, translating to MEIPLNESVGTFLKRSRETRLMSLAEVSRVTRIPLHTLEAIECDRFDDLPGEVFVRGFLKSYAKAVGIGPQDAVARYTASRRVHMVTPLPVASPVQATSEGQGRRFGVAIAFVLLLILFTLALSIVLKPRGRDMPPELSSAPALVAPHALG from the coding sequence ATGGAGATCCCTTTGAACGAAAGCGTCGGGACGTTCCTCAAGCGGAGCCGAGAGACTCGGCTCATGAGCCTCGCCGAGGTGTCGCGGGTCACGCGAATCCCGCTGCACACGCTCGAGGCGATCGAGTGCGATCGCTTCGACGACCTCCCGGGTGAGGTGTTCGTCCGTGGGTTCTTGAAGTCGTACGCGAAGGCGGTCGGCATCGGCCCGCAAGACGCGGTGGCGCGGTACACGGCGAGCCGCCGCGTGCACATGGTCACGCCGCTCCCCGTCGCTTCTCCGGTCCAAGCCACGAGCGAGGGGCAGGGGCGCAGGTTCGGTGTCGCGATCGCGTTCGTGCTGCTCCTCATTCTCTTCACGCTCGCCCTCTCGATCGTGCTGAAGCCCCGCGGTCGCGACATGCCCCCCGAGCTCTCGTCGGCTCCGGCGCTCGTCGCGCCCCACGCCCTCGGGTGA
- a CDS encoding tetratricopeptide repeat protein: MPKTLVNPRSSSLRASLALGAVVLSFGCASRGASAPGAQSEERQSDAEYDVARDFFGKHQYRAALDHARKAVELNEENARAAYLTAVIYLAFCSENDRSPDCKLGEAEVFARKAVKSDDRFRDAKNLLGNVLILEKKYPAAIEVLEPLTKDPGYIESHLAWGNLGWAQMEAGQVDAAIASLKNAVTQPRFCVGHYRLGRAYEKKNDLPQAETSYSNALAVESADCQGLQDAWDARGRVRLRLGRGAEAKADFEKCRELSPKTPTGALCAKALASLGGGT, encoded by the coding sequence ATGCCCAAAACCCTCGTGAACCCTCGAAGCTCCTCCCTCCGCGCGTCCCTCGCGCTGGGTGCCGTGGTGCTGTCGTTCGGGTGCGCGAGCCGCGGGGCGAGCGCTCCCGGGGCGCAGAGCGAGGAGCGCCAGAGCGACGCCGAGTACGACGTGGCCCGCGATTTCTTCGGCAAACACCAGTACCGCGCGGCGCTCGACCACGCCCGCAAGGCCGTCGAGCTCAACGAAGAGAACGCCCGCGCCGCGTACCTCACCGCGGTCATCTACCTCGCGTTCTGCTCCGAAAACGACCGATCCCCCGACTGCAAGCTCGGCGAGGCCGAGGTGTTCGCCCGAAAGGCCGTCAAGTCCGACGACCGCTTCCGCGACGCCAAGAACCTCCTCGGCAACGTGCTCATCCTCGAGAAGAAGTACCCCGCCGCTATCGAGGTGCTCGAGCCGCTCACGAAAGATCCGGGCTACATCGAGAGCCACCTCGCGTGGGGAAACCTCGGCTGGGCCCAAATGGAGGCCGGCCAGGTCGACGCCGCCATCGCCTCGTTGAAGAACGCGGTCACCCAGCCCCGGTTCTGCGTCGGCCACTACCGCCTCGGCCGCGCGTACGAAAAGAAGAACGACCTTCCCCAGGCCGAGACGTCGTACTCGAACGCGCTCGCCGTCGAGAGCGCCGATTGCCAAGGCCTCCAAGACGCGTGGGACGCCCGCGGCCGCGTGCGCCTGCGGCTCGGTCGAGGTGCCGAGGCCAAAGCCGACTTCGAGAAGTGCCGTGAGCTGTCGCCCAAGACACCCACGGGCGCCCTCTGCGCCAAGGCTCTCGCGAGCCTCGGAGGTGGAACCTGA
- a CDS encoding Crp/Fnr family transcriptional regulator — protein sequence MTRALQDTVVDAPDLEMMARLGPRLGRSFSAGEVLFREGERSDEAFLIQAGRVRVVKRVRQTERSLNIARVGELIGESALVDGAPRTQTAIAVSDGAALVFDRASFKQAVAEFPLLGARICEQMISRVRDAEDQIEVMMLRDAQSKIVSALIKLTRGQDASALLELSPVELSARVGVDVDTVKRTVLRLREQQYLRIVGEKVEILDLDALKRLYTLLGSKEELRG from the coding sequence ATGACTCGCGCCCTCCAAGACACCGTCGTCGACGCCCCGGACCTCGAGATGATGGCCCGGCTCGGGCCTCGGCTCGGGCGTTCGTTCTCCGCGGGAGAGGTCCTCTTTCGCGAGGGCGAGCGGTCCGACGAAGCGTTCCTCATCCAGGCCGGGCGCGTGCGGGTCGTGAAGCGGGTGCGCCAGACCGAGCGCAGCCTGAACATCGCGCGCGTGGGCGAGCTCATCGGCGAGAGCGCCCTCGTCGACGGAGCGCCACGCACCCAGACCGCCATCGCCGTCTCGGATGGCGCCGCGCTCGTGTTCGACCGGGCCTCCTTCAAACAAGCCGTGGCCGAGTTTCCGCTCCTTGGTGCCCGGATCTGCGAGCAGATGATCTCGCGGGTCCGCGACGCCGAGGATCAAATCGAAGTGATGATGCTCCGCGATGCCCAGTCGAAGATCGTGAGCGCCCTCATCAAGCTCACCCGCGGTCAAGACGCCTCCGCCTTGCTCGAGCTGTCGCCGGTCGAGCTCTCGGCCCGCGTCGGCGTCGACGTCGACACCGTGAAGCGCACGGTGCTCCGCCTCCGCGAGCAGCAGTACCTTCGGATCGTCGGCGAGAAGGTCGAGATCCTCGATCTCGACGCCCTGAAGCGCCTCTACACGCTGCTCGGCTCGAAAGAAGAGCTCCGCGGCTGA
- a CDS encoding class I SAM-dependent methyltransferase: protein MRAISIASQPPPPPPFYAPAEVFGSEAVSNIARLLPPVERAYANIRFSILRPKLLSVMDLLLPEEGRILDIGCGFGLFSAYFGQTQPGRRILGLDPDARRIDMARHVAQGLGLDAEFVCGDARRVELEGEFQAAYVLDVMHHIPYDDQRELLASLRDRLAPRGVLVVKDITTVPRFGLKFTELLDRVMVGWDEPLAYRHHAEWGEMLSSLGFRVRMVRVPDVLPYPHVVIAATKV, encoded by the coding sequence ATGCGCGCCATCTCGATCGCGTCGCAGCCCCCGCCGCCGCCCCCGTTCTACGCGCCCGCCGAGGTGTTCGGGAGCGAGGCGGTCTCGAACATCGCGCGGCTCTTGCCGCCGGTCGAGCGCGCCTATGCCAACATTCGCTTCTCGATCCTTCGGCCGAAGCTCCTCAGCGTCATGGATCTCCTGCTCCCCGAGGAGGGGCGTATCCTCGACATCGGGTGCGGATTCGGCTTGTTTTCCGCGTACTTCGGCCAGACCCAACCGGGGCGTCGCATCCTCGGCCTCGACCCGGACGCCCGCCGGATCGACATGGCCCGCCACGTGGCGCAGGGCCTCGGCCTCGACGCCGAGTTCGTCTGCGGAGACGCCCGTCGCGTCGAGCTCGAGGGGGAGTTCCAGGCGGCCTACGTGCTCGACGTGATGCACCACATTCCCTACGACGATCAGCGCGAGCTGCTCGCCTCGCTCCGCGACCGCCTTGCGCCGCGCGGAGTGCTCGTCGTGAAGGACATCACCACCGTGCCCCGCTTCGGGCTCAAGTTCACCGAGCTGCTCGACCGCGTCATGGTCGGGTGGGACGAGCCCCTCGCGTACCGCCACCACGCCGAGTGGGGCGAGATGCTGAGCTCCCTCGGGTTCCGCGTCCGCATGGTCCGCGTCCCCGACGTGCTCCCGTATCCTCACGTGGTCATCGCCGCCACCAAGGTCTGA